Proteins encoded within one genomic window of Microbacterium soli:
- the coaA gene encoding type I pantothenate kinase has translation MASVTAATNLPLSQYREIDRADWARLSAGLDQPLSETEIVGIRGIGDRLSMDEVREVYLPLSRLLSLYASSIRRLGAATSAFLQEEDSTTPFVVGVAGSVAVGKSTIARLLRELMSRWPDTPRVELVTTDGFLYSNAELERRGLMGRKGFPESYDRRALISFLTEVKSGAAEVRAPFYSHIRYDIVPDANVVVRRPDVVIVEGLNVLQPPPAPNDVAVSDLFDFSIYVDADPKHIERWYTDRFLALREGAFSNPSSYFNVFAHLTDEEAVTTALGYWNDINMPNLVENVMPTKHRATLVLRKGADHAVESVQLRKV, from the coding sequence ATGGCATCCGTGACCGCAGCCACGAACCTGCCGCTGTCTCAGTACCGTGAGATCGACCGCGCCGACTGGGCGCGCCTGTCGGCGGGGCTGGACCAGCCGCTCAGCGAGACCGAGATCGTCGGCATCCGCGGCATCGGCGACCGTCTCAGCATGGACGAGGTGCGCGAGGTGTACCTGCCGCTGAGCCGCCTGCTGAGCCTGTACGCCTCGTCGATCCGGCGGCTGGGAGCGGCGACCAGCGCGTTCCTGCAGGAGGAGGATTCGACCACGCCGTTCGTCGTGGGCGTGGCCGGGTCCGTGGCGGTCGGCAAGTCGACCATCGCCCGGCTGCTGCGCGAGCTGATGAGCCGCTGGCCGGACACCCCGCGCGTGGAGCTCGTGACCACGGACGGGTTCCTCTACTCGAACGCCGAGCTGGAGCGCCGCGGGCTGATGGGGCGCAAGGGGTTCCCGGAGTCGTACGACCGCCGTGCGCTGATCTCCTTCCTCACGGAGGTCAAGAGCGGTGCGGCCGAGGTGCGCGCGCCGTTCTACTCGCACATCCGCTACGACATCGTCCCGGACGCGAACGTCGTCGTGCGCCGGCCCGACGTCGTCATCGTCGAGGGCCTCAACGTGCTGCAGCCGCCGCCCGCGCCCAACGACGTCGCGGTGAGCGACCTGTTCGACTTCTCGATCTACGTCGACGCCGACCCGAAGCACATCGAGCGCTGGTACACCGACCGGTTCCTCGCGCTGCGCGAGGGGGCGTTCAGCAACCCGTCGTCGTACTTCAACGTGTTCGCGCACCTCACGGACGAGGAGGCGGTGACCACGGCGCTCGGGTACTGGAACGACATCAACATGCCCAACCTCGTCGAGAACGTCATGCCGACCAAGCACCGTGCGACGCTGGTGCTGCGCAAGGGCGCCGACCATGCCGTGGAGAGCGTGCAGCTGCGGAAGGTCTGA
- the glmS gene encoding glutamine--fructose-6-phosphate transaminase (isomerizing) gives MCGIVGYVGPRPSQDILLAGLARLEYRGYDSAGIAVIDENGALGMRKKAGKLAVLRDSLADAALADGTTGIGHTRWATHGGPTDVNAHPHLADDGRLAVIHNGIIENFAALRAELAAEGVTFLSETDTEVAAALLGREYRASGDLRTAFRTVVNRLEGAFTLLAVHQDEPGLVVGARRNSPLVIGLGEGENFLGSDVAAFVEHTRSALAIGQDQIVAITPSEVTVTDFEGNAVEAQPFEVSWDAAAAEKGGWSSFMAKEVAEQPEAVANTIRGRIRGDRVVIPELDGLDDLFSGINRVIITACGTAAYSAMVGKYAIEQWARVPVEVELAHEFRYRDPVIGAETLVVSISQSGETMDTLMAVKYARERGARTLSVCNTQGATIPRESDAVVYTHAGPEVAVASTKAFSAQITALLLLGLHMGRVRGVLASAASEVAELQSLPEKVAHVLAEENEHVSQLAGWMADTRSVLFLGRHVGYPIALEGALKLKEISYIHAEGFAAGELKHGPIALIEPGQPVFVIVPSPRHSALIHSKVVSNIQEIRARGARVIVVAEEGDAAVLPYADEVIRIPLASPLFESVLAVVPLQIFAMALATARGLDVDQPRNLAKSVTVE, from the coding sequence ATGTGCGGAATCGTCGGATACGTGGGCCCGCGGCCCAGCCAGGACATCCTTCTCGCGGGCCTGGCCCGTCTCGAGTACCGCGGCTACGATTCGGCGGGGATCGCCGTCATCGACGAGAACGGCGCACTCGGGATGCGCAAGAAGGCGGGCAAGCTTGCCGTGCTGCGCGACTCGCTGGCGGATGCCGCACTCGCCGACGGCACGACGGGCATCGGACACACCCGCTGGGCCACGCACGGCGGCCCCACCGACGTGAACGCTCACCCGCATCTGGCGGATGACGGCCGGCTCGCCGTCATCCACAACGGCATCATCGAGAACTTCGCCGCGCTCCGCGCCGAGCTGGCCGCCGAGGGCGTGACCTTCCTCAGCGAGACCGACACCGAGGTCGCCGCCGCCCTCCTGGGGCGCGAGTACCGGGCATCCGGAGACCTGCGCACGGCGTTCCGTACGGTCGTGAACAGGCTCGAGGGGGCGTTCACGCTGCTGGCCGTGCACCAGGACGAGCCCGGTCTCGTCGTCGGCGCGCGCCGCAACTCGCCGCTGGTGATCGGCCTGGGCGAGGGGGAGAACTTCCTCGGCTCCGACGTCGCGGCGTTCGTCGAGCACACCCGCAGCGCCCTGGCCATCGGCCAGGACCAGATCGTCGCCATCACCCCGTCGGAGGTGACCGTCACCGACTTCGAGGGCAATGCCGTCGAGGCGCAGCCCTTCGAGGTCTCCTGGGACGCCGCTGCCGCGGAGAAGGGCGGCTGGTCGTCGTTCATGGCCAAGGAGGTCGCGGAGCAGCCCGAGGCCGTCGCGAACACCATCCGCGGGCGCATCCGCGGCGACCGGGTCGTCATCCCGGAGCTGGACGGTCTCGATGACCTGTTCTCCGGCATCAACCGTGTGATCATCACCGCCTGCGGCACCGCCGCATACTCGGCCATGGTCGGCAAGTACGCGATCGAGCAGTGGGCGCGGGTGCCCGTCGAGGTCGAGCTGGCCCACGAGTTCCGCTACCGCGATCCCGTGATCGGCGCGGAGACGCTGGTCGTCTCGATCAGTCAGTCCGGTGAGACCATGGACACCCTCATGGCCGTCAAGTACGCGCGCGAGCGCGGCGCCAGAACGCTGTCGGTGTGCAACACCCAGGGCGCGACCATCCCGCGGGAGTCGGATGCCGTGGTGTACACCCACGCAGGACCGGAGGTCGCCGTGGCATCGACGAAGGCCTTCTCCGCCCAGATCACCGCCCTGCTGCTGCTGGGCCTGCACATGGGCCGTGTGCGCGGCGTGCTGGCATCCGCCGCATCCGAGGTCGCCGAGCTGCAGAGCCTGCCCGAGAAGGTGGCGCACGTCCTCGCCGAGGAGAACGAGCACGTCTCGCAGCTGGCCGGCTGGATGGCCGACACCCGCTCGGTGCTGTTCCTCGGGCGCCACGTCGGCTACCCGATCGCGCTGGAGGGCGCCCTCAAGCTCAAGGAGATCTCGTACATCCACGCGGAGGGCTTCGCCGCAGGCGAGCTCAAGCACGGGCCGATCGCTCTGATCGAGCCCGGGCAGCCGGTGTTCGTGATCGTCCCGTCTCCGCGGCACTCGGCGCTCATCCACTCCAAGGTCGTCTCCAACATCCAGGAGATCCGCGCTCGCGGCGCCCGCGTGATCGTCGTGGCGGAGGAGGGGGATGCCGCCGTGCTGCCCTATGCCGATGAGGTCATCCGCATCCCGCTCGCCTCGCCGCTGTTCGAGTCGGTCCTGGCCGTCGTGCCCCTGCAGATCTTCGCCATGGCCCTCGCCACGGCGAGGGGGCTCGACGTGGATCAGCCGCGGAACCTCGCGAAGTCCGTCACCGTGGAGTGA
- a CDS encoding holo-ACP synthase, which yields MIIGTGIDLVDIARFERSIARTPRLLERLFTPAEQRLRPRSLAARYAAKEALIKALGGSDGVYWSEIEIASEPSGRPRFALTGSTAAVVEERGITDVHLTLTHDAGLAAAFVVAERSTATELQERA from the coding sequence GTGATCATCGGCACCGGTATCGACCTCGTGGACATCGCGCGGTTCGAGCGCTCGATCGCCCGCACGCCCCGCCTGCTGGAGCGGCTGTTCACGCCCGCGGAGCAGCGGCTGCGGCCGCGCTCGCTGGCGGCGAGGTACGCGGCCAAGGAGGCGCTGATCAAGGCGCTCGGCGGCAGCGACGGCGTGTACTGGAGCGAGATCGAGATCGCCTCGGAGCCCTCCGGTCGGCCGCGCTTCGCGCTCACCGGCTCCACGGCCGCGGTCGTCGAGGAGCGCGGCATCACCGACGTGCATCTGACCCTCACGCATGACGCCGGGCTGGCGGCCGCCTTCGTCGTCGCCGAGCGCAGCACGGCCACGGAACTCCAGGAGCGAGCATGA